Proteins encoded by one window of Anoplopoma fimbria isolate UVic2021 breed Golden Eagle Sablefish chromosome 23, Afim_UVic_2022, whole genome shotgun sequence:
- the LOC129112671 gene encoding cytochrome c oxidase assembly factor 6 homolog: MTAPNSAERKACWDARDQLWKCLDDNGDKAASCQKFQSEFEANCPAQWVKYFSKRRDFLKYKEKMQTEGFKPAEGPQQPS; this comes from the exons ATGACAGCTCCAAACTCTGCGGAAAGGAAGGCATGCTGGGACGCCAGGGACCAGCTGTGGAAATGTCTGGATGACAATGGTGACAAAGCTGCCTCCTGCCAGAAGTTCCAGAGCGAGTTTGAGGCAAACTGCCCAGCTCAGTGG GTGAAGTATTTCTCCAAGAGGAGAGACTTCCTAAAATACAAAGAGAAGATGCAGACAGAGGGATTCAAACCTGCTGAAGGGCCCCAGCAACCTTCCTAA